The genomic window AGAGTTAGCTGAGTATTACAAGTTGAAAAAAGGCAAGATAGGGCCTCTTAGAAGCTGGATGGACAGAATGTGGCACTCTAGCGATATAGATATCAAAAAGTCTAAAGTTCACGAGTACATAGCTAAAGCTAATTTCCCTATTATATATACTACAAATTACGACCGCTGGATTGAAACTGCCTTATCAAACTATGGTAAAGAGTATACAAAAATATCATCAGTTTCTGATATTGCGAAAATAGATAATAATAAGACGCAAATAATAAAGTTTCATGGGGACTTTGATGACGATAGTTCAATTGTATTAGATGAAACAAGTTACTTTCAACGGTTAGAGTTTGAGACTCCCTTGGATATAAAGTTTAGATCTGATGTTCTCGGGAAATCAGTTCTTTTTATTGGGTATAGTCTGTCAGATATTAATATCAGACTACTATTTTATAAATTGTCCAAGCTTTGGAAAGAGCAAAGGTTAGAAGAAGCACAGCCAAAGTCTTATATTTTCTTACCACGACCAAACCCAATTCAAGAGGAAATATTGGAACAATGGAGAATAGGCATGATTTCATCAGAAAACGATAATCCAGGCGAGTCCTTGGAAGAGTTTTTGAAGAATTTCGTATTAGTATAGATAGGATTTTGTAATTTTACGCCCAAATGGACATTTGTAGATTTAGACTTTGTAATTTGAAAATTAAATCATAGCATGGAACTACATAGAAATTATCTTAAGTAGCTCCGCGAAGCGGGGCTACTTATTTCGACGTGGTCAATGTGTAGGCATGACCAGAAATAAATCCTTTTATTTCATTATGTGGAAGCGGTTTCAAAAGCTCCACCGGGAGCTTTTTTGTTAGCATTGATATCTATTAACCAGAATGTTCCTGTCCGCTTTTCTCTTGAGGGCACTTTAGTGCCAAATGCGGACATTAGATGTATCGACGAAACTTTGAATTACCTACTACTTCAAATTGAATTCCTTCAAATAGCGTTGTGAACGGTGCTACTTAAACCACTCTATTGTAGACAGCGAGTAACTGACAATGATGAGTTTTTTGGTTTAGGTTAGATATGACCAACTTTGTAGAAGCTTTCAGTACCGAAATGGTAGTTTAAAATAGGCCTTGATAGGATTCGTAGATGGTTGATATCAGCAAGATAACGATAGATTTCAAGTTTAGTAAGTATCAAAAGATCTCAGGAATTGGGAGAGAATTACGGAAAAGGTTGATAAATCAGGATGGATGTTTGAATGTTCCACCAATGTTCTTCTTGAATGCTGGATAATCTACCTGCTTCAACTTTTCAATTATTGTCGATACCTCTTTATATCGAATATCAAAATCTTCTACCTTATAAATATCGCTGTCGACGGCTAAATTGTTGATAGTTACAGATATTTCTTTGATGAGCTGTACTTTAATGGTTGTTGTCAACACATTCTCACCATACAAGGATGAAATTAAATATCCACAGATATTAAAATTATTTGTATCAACCCACGCAGATTGGGTATTAGTGAATGGTTTAATCCATTGACCGTGAGCAATTTTGTTCCGCAAAGTGAATGCTGGCAGAAAATAATCAGAAATCCAGTTTTGGATTTCTTTATACATATTTAATACGGAGAAGGTTACCGTTTTATTGGAAATTTTGTCTTCAGGACTAAGTTTGCAATACTTTTTGAGTCCAAGCTCAAGAGCAGCTTTCCAGCGATCGCCAAGCGAACTTGTATTATATACAACACTCCTTTCATACTCCGAAAAAACATTTTTTTCATACAGAAGCTTATGAAGCCTCGCTTCACACCAGACTCCAAGCATCATTGTGTAGATACGAGTGAAGGTTAGCTCACCAGACTCATCATTTTTAGAAAGGGATTTTCTCAACTGCTTTTCTATACTCTCTAAAGCAGAGTTTACAGCATTGAAATTATCATCATGATAACGCTTCACTTTCTCAATATATTCTGGAGAAGCAATAGAAATTCCAGTGGGGGGCGGAGTATCTGAATTCAAATCTAATCTCCCGATACAGCTAATATTATTGATTCAACTTTGACACAGTTGATATGAAAATTGAATCCAGATGCCAAAATAATCTCTATTAAGGTTATTTTGGCATGCCGGATTCGAACCAAGACCTTTCCAGAATTAACTGGAACGTGCTAACCATTTACACCACATGCCCGAAAACATAATCTCATTATCCCATATATTATGCAACATTTTTAATGTTGTCTGGGTAACAGGATAATTACGCTACGTGGGTATTTTATTACCAGTAAGGTCTAAATATTGGCTTTGAGTATATTGCATTCAAAGCCAGGTGAAATGCAATTAAGACTTAATGATATTTAGCCAAATTTAGGTACGAAATTGACCAATAATCGCACCACCTACAATAGCTGGGGCGGAATGCACAAGAACATTAAGGATAGGGTTAGTGACAGGATGTTATG from Providencia sneebia DSM 19967 includes these protein-coding regions:
- a CDS encoding SIR2 family NAD-dependent protein deacylase, whose translation is MMEQLLADYKKGNVILFVGAGVSMNLGLPSWSQLVDHIATELGYDPDIYRTFGSALELAEYYKLKKGKIGPLRSWMDRMWHSSDIDIKKSKVHEYIAKANFPIIYTTNYDRWIETALSNYGKEYTKISSVSDIAKIDNNKTQIIKFHGDFDDDSSIVLDETSYFQRLEFETPLDIKFRSDVLGKSVLFIGYSLSDINIRLLFYKLSKLWKEQRLEEAQPKSYIFLPRPNPIQEEILEQWRIGMISSENDNPGESLEEFLKNFVLV